The following are encoded together in the Mammaliicoccus vitulinus genome:
- the buk gene encoding butyrate kinase has product MKKILVLNLGSTSSKVSVFTNYDMLFEDVIRHNIEQTNLPLIDQVPIRLESIKKSLEQHQISLQAIDAIACRGGVLKPVEGGTYLINDMMYHDLKTFKYGFHASNLSGVIGYELSQELSIHSYIVDPVVVDELIPDARITGIKGIERRSIFHALNHKSVAKQYASEIGKKYEDINVIVAHLGGGISVGAHRKGRVIDVNDGLLGEGPFSPERAGSIPNDALIKWVIDHDFTVIEANNELSKHSGLLSYFGTNDFIKVEEMMANGDETAKLVLDAMCYQISKSIGSCAVVLEGQVDQIILTGGLSYSKYLINKVKRYVSWLQNVTIYEGEKEMHALNVGVMDLLHGKISTKSYE; this is encoded by the coding sequence ATGAAAAAAATTCTTGTACTTAATTTAGGAAGCACATCGTCAAAAGTTTCTGTATTTACTAATTATGATATGTTATTTGAAGATGTTATTAGACATAATATAGAACAAACAAATCTTCCCTTAATTGATCAAGTCCCAATTCGACTTGAAAGTATCAAGAAATCATTAGAACAACACCAAATTTCTCTACAAGCAATAGATGCTATTGCTTGTAGAGGTGGTGTTTTAAAACCTGTTGAAGGTGGCACTTATTTAATCAATGATATGATGTATCATGATTTAAAAACATTTAAGTATGGATTTCATGCTTCTAATTTAAGCGGTGTAATAGGCTATGAACTTTCACAAGAATTAAGTATTCATTCTTATATTGTAGATCCTGTAGTAGTAGATGAGTTAATACCTGATGCTAGGATAACAGGCATTAAAGGCATTGAAAGACGGAGTATTTTTCATGCGTTAAATCATAAATCAGTTGCTAAACAATATGCTTCTGAAATCGGTAAAAAGTATGAAGATATCAATGTGATTGTTGCGCATCTTGGCGGTGGCATTAGTGTCGGTGCACATAGAAAAGGACGAGTCATTGATGTTAATGATGGATTGTTAGGTGAAGGGCCTTTTAGTCCTGAAAGAGCAGGTTCAATACCAAATGATGCGTTAATAAAATGGGTGATCGATCATGATTTCACTGTAATAGAAGCGAATAATGAATTGAGTAAACATTCTGGATTGTTATCATATTTTGGAACGAATGATTTTATTAAAGTAGAAGAAATGATGGCTAATGGAGATGAAACAGCAAAATTAGTACTAGATGCTATGTGTTATCAGATCTCTAAATCAATTGGTTCTTGTGCTGTTGTTCTTGAAGGTCAAGTGGATCAAATCATTCTTACGGGTGGTTTAAGTTATTCAAAATATTTAATAAATAAAGTAAAACGATATGTATCTTGGCTACAAAATGTTACTATATATGAAGGAGAAAAAGAAATGCACGCCTTAAATGTTGGCGTTATGGACCTTTTACACGGTAAAATTAGTACCAAGTCATATGAATAA
- a CDS encoding thiamine pyrophosphate-dependent dehydrogenase E1 component subunit alpha: MLDYKTVGLTHEDLKEFYKWMLLGRRIDERMWLLNRAGKLPFVISCQGQEATQIGTYFALKDEDILAPYYRDLALVTARGITAEESMLAAFAKQGDTSSGGKQMPSHFSKKDLAILTQGSCVTTQVLHAVGASLSLKMDGKKAVALATLGEGSTSQGDFHEAMNFAGVHKLPYICIIENNKYAISVPSHLQYATDDLSSRAAGYGAFGEQVDGNDPIAVYEAVKRARERAVNGEGPTLIEALCSRLTPHSSDDDDNYRPSDEMKLEKENDCMIRFKEYLVENEVANDDWFNQIEDEIKQEINTATKNAEKAPYPLPEEALTHVYDQGGEKDA; encoded by the coding sequence ATGTTAGATTATAAGACTGTCGGATTAACGCATGAAGACTTAAAAGAATTTTATAAATGGATGTTATTAGGAAGAAGAATTGATGAAAGAATGTGGCTACTTAATCGTGCAGGTAAATTACCTTTCGTCATTAGTTGTCAAGGTCAAGAAGCAACGCAAATCGGTACGTATTTTGCTTTGAAAGACGAAGACATATTAGCACCTTATTATAGAGATTTAGCTTTAGTCACTGCACGTGGCATTACAGCTGAAGAATCGATGTTAGCTGCTTTTGCAAAACAAGGTGACACATCAAGTGGTGGTAAACAAATGCCTTCTCATTTTAGTAAGAAAGATTTAGCGATTCTTACACAAGGATCTTGTGTGACAACTCAAGTGCTTCATGCAGTTGGCGCAAGCTTATCACTTAAGATGGACGGAAAAAAAGCCGTTGCGCTTGCAACACTTGGTGAAGGTAGTACGAGCCAAGGGGATTTTCATGAAGCTATGAATTTTGCCGGGGTACATAAATTACCTTATATTTGTATCATCGAAAATAATAAATATGCTATTTCAGTACCAAGTCATTTGCAATATGCGACTGATGATTTATCTTCAAGAGCAGCTGGATACGGCGCTTTTGGTGAACAAGTCGACGGCAATGATCCAATAGCTGTTTATGAAGCTGTAAAACGTGCAAGAGAACGTGCAGTAAATGGTGAAGGTCCTACGCTGATAGAAGCTTTATGTAGTAGGTTAACACCACATTCATCAGATGATGATGATAATTATCGACCATCGGATGAAATGAAACTTGAAAAAGAAAATGACTGCATGATTAGATTTAAAGAATATTTAGTAGAAAATGAAGTAGCTAATGATGATTGGTTTAACCAAATAGAAGATGAAATCAAACAAGAAATTAATACAGCTACTAAAAATGCTGAAAAAGCACCTTATCCACTACCTGAAGAAGCTTTAACACATGTATATGATCAAGGAGGCGAAAAAGATGCCTAA
- a CDS encoding Glu/Leu/Phe/Val dehydrogenase dimerization domain-containing protein, producing MLFETIEKYDYEQIVFCHDKSSGLKAIIAIHDTTLGPALGGCRMWPYESEEEAINDALRLSRGMTYKNAAAGLNLGGGKTVIIGDPKKDKSEALFRALGRYVESLNGRYITAEDVGTTEDDMDIIFEETDYVVGLSESHHSSGNPSPKTSLGVFVSMKRAAKEAFGTDDLAGKTVAVQGVGHVAYDLCRYLHEAGAKLVVTDINQDAIDRVVNDFNASSVGINDIYDVDADIFAPCALGGVLNDDTIKRLKVKVVCGSANNQLQDIDKHGTQLENKGIIYAPDFVANSGGVINVADELDGYNESRAISNIEKIYDQMDKVFEISHRDQITTARAAEILAEERIDQLMKVRSNFLKTERSIISRGKR from the coding sequence ATGTTATTTGAAACAATTGAAAAATATGACTATGAACAAATTGTATTTTGTCATGATAAAAGTTCAGGATTAAAAGCGATTATTGCAATTCATGATACAACGTTAGGACCAGCACTTGGTGGTTGTAGAATGTGGCCATATGAAAGTGAAGAAGAAGCAATTAATGATGCATTACGTCTTTCAAGAGGTATGACATATAAAAACGCTGCTGCTGGATTGAATCTTGGTGGGGGTAAAACAGTTATTATTGGTGATCCTAAAAAAGATAAATCTGAAGCTTTATTTAGAGCATTAGGTAGATATGTAGAAAGTTTAAACGGCAGATACATAACAGCTGAAGATGTAGGCACAACTGAAGATGATATGGATATCATTTTCGAAGAGACAGATTATGTTGTCGGCCTATCTGAAAGCCATCACTCAAGTGGTAATCCTAGTCCAAAAACATCTTTAGGTGTCTTTGTTTCAATGAAACGTGCTGCTAAAGAAGCATTTGGTACTGATGATTTAGCAGGAAAAACAGTAGCAGTTCAAGGTGTAGGGCACGTTGCCTATGACTTATGTCGTTATTTACATGAAGCTGGTGCAAAATTAGTTGTAACGGATATCAATCAAGACGCTATAGATAGAGTTGTAAATGATTTTAACGCTTCTAGTGTTGGCATAAATGATATTTATGATGTAGATGCAGATATTTTTGCACCATGTGCATTAGGTGGCGTATTGAATGACGATACAATTAAACGCTTAAAAGTTAAAGTAGTTTGTGGTAGTGCAAATAATCAATTACAAGATATTGATAAACACGGTACCCAATTAGAAAATAAAGGTATCATTTACGCACCTGATTTCGTGGCGAACTCTGGTGGCGTGATTAACGTTGCTGACGAATTAGATGGTTACAATGAATCTCGTGCCATTTCAAATATCGAAAAAATTTACGATCAAATGGATAAAGTATTTGAAATTAGCCATAGAGATCAAATTACAACAGCACGTGCAGCAGAAATTTTAGCTGAGGAACGTATTGATCAATTAATGAAAGTAAGAAGTAATTTCTTAAAAACTGAAAGATCAATCATTTCTAGAGGTAAAAGATAA
- a CDS encoding alpha-ketoacid dehydrogenase subunit beta: protein MPKLSYLDAINQAMDQAMEKDNNVFVIGEDVGLKGGVFGATKNLYNKYGEGRVLDSPLAESNIVGAAIGAAMMGKRPVAEIQFAEYIVPATNQIINEAAKIRYRSNNDWDCPLTIRSPFGGGIHGALYHSQSIESIFCSTPGLRVVIPSSPYDAKGLLLASIEENDPVLYFEHKKAYRLLKEEVPEEYYTVPLDKADVKRAGSDITVFTYGLCVNYALQAAEILSTEGIDAEIVDLRSLYPLDKETIINCAKKTGKVLVVTEDNLEGSVMSEVSAIIAENCLFDLDAPIARLAGPDVPAMPFSPLMEDFFMMNPEKIEHKMRTLAEF from the coding sequence ATGCCTAAGTTATCTTATCTTGATGCAATTAATCAAGCAATGGACCAAGCAATGGAAAAAGATAATAATGTTTTTGTAATCGGAGAAGATGTCGGCCTTAAAGGTGGCGTATTTGGTGCTACTAAAAACTTATACAATAAATATGGCGAAGGACGAGTATTAGACTCTCCATTAGCAGAATCTAATATTGTAGGTGCTGCAATTGGTGCTGCAATGATGGGTAAAAGACCTGTAGCTGAGATTCAATTTGCTGAATATATTGTGCCTGCAACAAATCAAATTATTAATGAAGCTGCTAAAATTAGATATCGCTCAAACAATGATTGGGATTGTCCACTTACAATAAGAAGCCCATTTGGTGGTGGTATTCATGGTGCACTTTACCATTCGCAAAGTATTGAGAGTATATTCTGTTCTACTCCAGGATTAAGAGTTGTTATTCCTTCTAGTCCATATGATGCAAAAGGCTTGTTATTAGCATCAATAGAAGAGAACGACCCTGTATTATATTTTGAACATAAAAAAGCATATCGCTTATTAAAAGAAGAAGTGCCTGAAGAATACTATACTGTGCCATTAGATAAAGCAGATGTAAAACGAGCAGGTTCTGATATTACTGTATTTACGTATGGCTTATGTGTGAACTATGCACTTCAAGCAGCTGAAATATTATCAACTGAAGGTATAGATGCTGAAATTGTAGATTTACGTTCATTATATCCATTAGATAAAGAAACAATTATTAATTGTGCGAAAAAGACAGGTAAAGTATTGGTAGTAACTGAAGACAACTTAGAAGGCAGTGTTATGAGTGAAGTTTCAGCGATTATAGCAGAGAACTGCTTGTTTGACTTAGATGCGCCAATAGCAAGACTTGCAGGTCCAGACGTACCAGCTATGCCGTTTTCACCACTTATGGAAGATTTCTTTATGATGAATCCAGAGAAGATAGAACATAAAATGAGAACGTTAGCTGAATTTTAG
- a CDS encoding IS1182 family transposase, with protein MYKNYNMSQLTLPLDIEVLIPENDIAHFVNQIVETIPNEEFYEFTHVRGASSYHPKLMLKIILYSYTQSVFSGRRIESLLKDSVRMMWLSQNQTPSYRTINRFRVNPIIDRLLQSLFINFRTQLIEQNLIDEESIYIDGTKIEANANKYTFVWRKNTERFNKKVVEQSREIYREAIVNEVIPELKDETQDITLETLYEFKNRLEEKIEDLNNDISNSKDVAERKMMRSERTEIKKTKKLLSENINRQIKYKKQLDILGERNSYSKTDHDATFMRMKDDHMMNGQLKPGYNLQIATNSQFVLSYDIFPNPTDTRTLTPFLNNIRNNYFNLPNYIVADAGYGSEENYKTILDEFNRTPLITYSMYLKEQTKKYNENIYNTQNWKYDELRDEIICPSNRRLPFKRYTYRIDKYKYKRDFKLYESDNCNNCELFDLCRKNAYQSTNKKIMKNNVWEYFKHMTQKLLSKPETEKIYKQRKIDVEPVFGYLKAILGFTRVSLRGKTKVKRELGIALMATNIRKMVALRATKIKNYSKKSVNSYFLKNIRSFKLIWDVNVPASFFFEYFSIFMI; from the coding sequence ATGTATAAAAATTATAACATGTCTCAATTAACTCTACCACTAGATATTGAAGTCTTAATTCCAGAAAATGATATTGCTCATTTTGTAAATCAAATCGTAGAAACGATACCTAATGAAGAATTCTACGAATTTACTCACGTTCGTGGTGCATCCTCATATCACCCTAAATTAATGTTAAAGATTATACTTTATTCATATACACAATCTGTTTTTTCTGGAAGAAGAATTGAAAGTCTTCTTAAAGACAGTGTTCGTATGATGTGGTTGTCACAGAATCAAACACCTTCTTATCGAACGATAAATCGTTTCAGAGTTAATCCTATAATTGATCGATTATTACAATCTCTATTTATAAATTTTAGAACACAACTCATAGAACAAAACCTTATTGATGAGGAAAGTATTTATATAGACGGTACTAAGATTGAAGCAAATGCCAATAAATACACTTTTGTTTGGAGAAAAAACACAGAAAGATTTAATAAAAAAGTAGTTGAACAATCGAGAGAAATCTATCGTGAAGCCATTGTAAATGAAGTAATACCTGAGTTAAAAGATGAGACCCAAGATATTACACTTGAAACACTTTACGAATTCAAAAACAGATTAGAAGAAAAAATCGAAGATTTAAACAATGATATTAGCAACTCTAAAGATGTAGCAGAACGAAAAATGATGCGTTCAGAAAGAACGGAAATAAAAAAGACTAAAAAATTGTTAAGTGAAAATATCAATAGGCAAATAAAGTATAAAAAACAATTGGATATATTAGGTGAAAGAAATAGCTATTCTAAAACAGATCATGATGCAACTTTTATGAGAATGAAAGATGACCACATGATGAACGGACAATTAAAACCAGGATACAATTTACAAATCGCAACAAATTCACAATTCGTTTTATCTTATGACATATTTCCTAATCCAACTGATACTAGAACACTTACACCATTTTTAAATAATATTAGAAATAACTATTTTAATCTACCAAACTATATTGTCGCAGATGCTGGCTACGGCAGTGAGGAAAATTATAAAACGATTCTAGATGAATTTAACAGAACACCATTGATAACTTATAGTATGTACTTAAAAGAACAAACCAAGAAATATAATGAAAACATATATAACACACAAAATTGGAAGTATGATGAACTTAGAGATGAAATCATATGTCCAAGCAATCGCAGATTGCCATTCAAACGATACACTTATCGAATCGATAAGTATAAATATAAACGAGATTTCAAGTTATATGAAAGTGATAATTGTAATAACTGCGAACTATTTGATTTATGTAGAAAAAATGCATACCAGAGTACAAATAAAAAGATAATGAAAAACAATGTGTGGGAATACTTTAAACATATGACACAAAAGTTGCTTTCAAAACCTGAAACTGAAAAAATCTACAAACAAAGAAAGATTGATGTAGAGCCAGTTTTTGGATATTTGAAGGCTATTTTGGGTTTCACTCGAGTTTCTCTTAGAGGGAAAACAAAAGTGAAACGTGAATTAGGGATTGCCTTAATGGCAACAAACATAAGAAAAATGGTAGCTCTTAGAGCTACCAAAATTAAAAACTATAGTAAAAAGAGCGTAAATTCTTATTTTTTAAAGAATATACGCTCTTTTAAGTTAATCTGGGATGTTAATGTCCCAGCCTCTTTTTTCTTTGAGTATTTCTCTATATTTATGATATAG
- a CDS encoding DUF2627 family protein yields MQKYVALLILVIPGIIAGLGIKWMRDAVFGVLVPQLHFIWVQFLLGFIFFVFGVIFIGGYILHREKKNKRAQEHFMKKNNVKKEVGT; encoded by the coding sequence ATGCAAAAGTATGTTGCATTACTCATTTTAGTTATACCAGGGATAATAGCTGGCTTAGGTATTAAGTGGATGAGAGATGCCGTTTTTGGCGTACTCGTTCCACAATTACATTTTATATGGGTGCAATTTTTATTAGGGTTCATATTTTTTGTATTCGGCGTTATTTTTATTGGCGGATATATATTACACCGTGAAAAGAAAAACAAAAGAGCTCAAGAACACTTTATGAAAAAGAATAACGTAAAAAAAGAGGTTGGGACATAA
- a CDS encoding BrxA/BrxB family bacilliredoxin: MEMDFNLYMNDVVSSARNEIEAAGYKQLTTKEEVEETFNKPGTTFVMVNSVCGCAGGIARPAAQHALHYDKLPDQLVTVFAGQDKEATETARDYFEGYPPSSPSFAFLKDGKIVKMIERHEIEGHDPMSVITNIQALFEEHCAEV, encoded by the coding sequence ATGGAAATGGATTTCAATTTATATATGAATGATGTAGTCAGTTCTGCTAGAAACGAGATTGAAGCAGCAGGTTACAAACAGTTAACGACAAAAGAAGAAGTTGAAGAAACATTTAATAAACCTGGCACGACTTTCGTGATGGTTAATTCAGTATGTGGTTGTGCGGGCGGCATAGCTAGACCAGCTGCTCAACATGCATTACATTACGATAAATTACCTGATCAATTAGTAACTGTGTTTGCAGGTCAAGATAAAGAAGCTACTGAAACAGCAAGAGATTACTTTGAAGGTTATCCACCTTCAAGTCCATCATTTGCATTCCTTAAAGATGGAAAAATTGTAAAAATGATTGAAAGACATGAAATTGAAGGTCACGATCCAATGAGTGTTATTACAAACATTCAAGCATTATTTGAAGAACATTGCGCAGAAGTATAA
- a CDS encoding phosphate acyltransferase: MQFKDMINKGKNISATIAVCKSNDEGVIKAVVKAVKNTNANFILFDEQPQDELIRSFNLTHDEFNRIKIIQTEDEAHTISECVKSVDDGQADLIMKGLVATSTLLKEVLKDKYNLKTESRMSHIALFNVPEYHKMLAISDVAMNISPNKEQKIVITRNLVACLQKIGIDSPKVAILSAIESVNPKMQSSVDANEIVSYFRKEMPKLEIEGPLAFDAAINKRASIIKNIDSNISGNVDGVVVPQIESGNILYKSLIYLSKADVASVIIGAKIPIILTSRSDSSRDKFHSICSALMLI, encoded by the coding sequence ATGCAATTTAAAGATATGATAAATAAGGGGAAGAATATTTCTGCTACGATTGCTGTATGTAAATCGAACGATGAGGGCGTTATTAAAGCAGTTGTTAAAGCGGTGAAAAATACGAATGCGAATTTCATATTATTTGATGAGCAACCTCAAGATGAGTTGATTAGATCATTCAATTTAACGCATGATGAGTTTAATAGAATAAAGATTATTCAAACAGAAGATGAAGCACACACTATTTCAGAATGTGTTAAATCTGTAGATGATGGCCAAGCAGATTTAATTATGAAAGGTTTGGTAGCTACTTCTACATTGTTGAAAGAAGTTTTGAAAGATAAATATAATTTAAAAACAGAAAGTAGAATGAGTCACATTGCCTTATTTAATGTTCCTGAATATCATAAAATGCTAGCTATTTCAGATGTTGCTATGAATATTTCACCTAATAAAGAACAAAAAATAGTGATCACGCGTAATTTAGTAGCGTGCTTACAAAAAATAGGTATCGATTCTCCTAAAGTAGCAATTTTATCTGCAATCGAAAGTGTTAATCCTAAAATGCAATCTTCTGTGGATGCAAATGAAATTGTATCGTATTTTCGTAAAGAAATGCCGAAATTAGAAATCGAAGGTCCCTTGGCATTTGATGCTGCTATAAATAAAAGAGCTTCGATTATTAAAAATATTGATTCCAATATTTCTGGCAATGTAGATGGCGTTGTTGTTCCACAAATTGAAAGTGGCAATATTTTATATAAATCTTTAATATATTTATCAAAAGCAGATGTTGCTTCTGTTATAATTGGTGCAAAAATACCAATAATTTTAACGTCACGTTCAGATTCTTCACGAGATAAATTTCATTCAATTTGTAGTGCCTTAATGCTTATTTAG
- a CDS encoding dihydrolipoamide acetyltransferase family protein, giving the protein MDVKMPKLGESVHEGTIEQWLVKPGDTIEEYDALCEVITDKVTAEVPSTYNGTIKEIVVEAGETVDVGTVICRMEVDGEASDDNSTEDQSNQQERTNQSDDDQSSKPANNMNENAKLNNGQYSPVVFKLASENGINLENVKGTGNLGRVTKKDILNAIENGVSDVAAPSQQDDVTTTEVTDHKQQHDTNESASTPGESIPVNGVRRAIANKMVQSVNEIPHAWMMVEVDATDLVKTRQHHKGSFKQTEGYNLTFFAFFVKAVAEGLKKYPMLNSTWANDEIKIHKDINVSIAVASEDKLYVPVIKNADDKSIKGIAKEINDLATRGRKHQLTSQDMQGGTFTVNNTGSFGSVSSMGIINYPQAAILQVESIVKRPVVVNDMIGVRDMVNLSLSIDHRILDGLMAGEFLKFVKERLQSMTIENTSIY; this is encoded by the coding sequence ATGGACGTAAAGATGCCGAAACTTGGAGAAAGTGTACATGAGGGCACAATAGAGCAATGGTTAGTTAAACCAGGCGACACTATTGAAGAATATGATGCGTTATGTGAAGTGATTACAGATAAAGTCACTGCTGAAGTACCTTCAACTTATAATGGTACGATTAAAGAAATCGTCGTTGAAGCTGGAGAAACTGTTGATGTTGGAACAGTTATTTGTCGCATGGAAGTTGATGGTGAAGCTTCTGATGATAATTCAACTGAAGATCAAAGCAATCAACAAGAACGCACTAACCAAAGTGATGACGATCAATCAAGCAAACCAGCGAATAATATGAACGAAAACGCTAAATTAAATAATGGCCAATATTCACCAGTTGTATTTAAATTAGCAAGTGAAAATGGGATTAATTTAGAAAATGTAAAAGGAACTGGCAACTTAGGTAGGGTTACGAAGAAAGATATACTAAACGCTATTGAAAATGGTGTATCTGATGTAGCGGCCCCATCACAACAAGATGATGTAACAACGACCGAAGTAACAGATCATAAACAGCAACATGATACAAACGAAAGTGCTTCTACACCTGGCGAATCTATTCCAGTGAATGGCGTAAGAAGAGCGATAGCGAATAAAATGGTACAAAGTGTTAATGAAATTCCTCATGCATGGATGATGGTTGAAGTTGACGCTACAGATCTTGTCAAAACAAGACAACATCATAAAGGATCTTTCAAACAAACTGAAGGATATAACTTAACATTTTTCGCATTTTTCGTAAAAGCAGTAGCAGAAGGATTGAAAAAGTATCCTATGCTGAACAGTACTTGGGCAAATGATGAAATTAAAATCCACAAAGATATCAACGTTTCAATTGCAGTAGCGAGTGAAGATAAATTATATGTACCCGTTATTAAAAATGCCGATGATAAGTCTATTAAAGGTATCGCGAAAGAAATTAATGATTTAGCGACTAGAGGTAGAAAACATCAACTTACTTCTCAAGATATGCAAGGTGGTACTTTCACAGTTAATAATACTGGGTCATTTGGCTCTGTTTCTTCAATGGGCATCATTAATTACCCACAGGCAGCTATCTTACAAGTAGAATCTATCGTGAAAAGACCGGTCGTTGTAAATGATATGATTGGTGTTCGTGATATGGTGAACTTGTCACTTTCTATTGATCATCGAATTTTAGATGGCTTAATGGCCGGTGAATTCTTAAAATTTGTAAAAGAAAGATTGCAAAGTATGACTATAGAGAATACTTCTATATATTAA
- the lpdA gene encoding dihydrolipoyl dehydrogenase — MSKEYDLVILGGGTAGYVSAIRASQLGKKVAIVEKYKIGGTCLHKGCIPTKSYLKTAEILRYINHSTEYGIKTASAEFEIMDIVAKKDETVSTMYSGVQSLMKKYKIDVYEGNGRILGPSLFSPQAGTVSVEFENGESELLVNNNVLIATGSRPIELPFLEFNHHTVISSDDMMHLETLPHNILIIGGGVIGLEFASLLNDLGVEVTVVEAGPSIIPNEQQEISKTIKRTFEENGIKIYEKLPLSEDDVLVQDSHVDVKLQEDNISFDKVLVAVGRTPNTEDLGLNNTKIKTDDKGYIITNDVYQTEDKHIYAVGDVIGNYQLAHVATKEGTIAVEHMFDQNPILLDYLTIPRCIYTNPEVASIGMTEQDAKNEGLSFKKFKVPFKAIGKSVIENNGLGECILIKDIENENVLGIHMIGAKVTELINEAALFTFMNGSTEELATTVHAHPSIGEVLMELGLKSENRAIHV, encoded by the coding sequence ATGTCTAAAGAATATGATTTAGTAATTCTTGGTGGAGGAACTGCAGGCTATGTATCTGCAATTCGTGCTTCTCAACTCGGAAAAAAAGTAGCAATTGTAGAGAAATATAAAATTGGTGGGACATGTTTGCATAAAGGCTGCATTCCGACAAAATCATATTTAAAAACAGCTGAAATTTTAAGATATATTAATCATTCAACTGAATATGGGATAAAAACTGCTTCAGCTGAATTTGAAATAATGGATATCGTTGCTAAGAAAGATGAAACAGTTTCAACGATGTACAGTGGCGTTCAAAGTTTGATGAAGAAGTACAAAATAGATGTTTATGAAGGAAATGGAAGAATTCTCGGTCCTTCATTATTTTCACCTCAAGCTGGAACAGTTTCCGTTGAATTTGAAAACGGAGAATCAGAACTTCTTGTTAATAATAATGTATTAATCGCAACTGGATCTCGACCTATTGAATTACCATTTTTAGAATTTAATCATCATACAGTTATTTCAAGCGACGATATGATGCATTTAGAAACTTTACCTCATAATATTTTAATTATAGGTGGTGGTGTAATAGGTCTTGAATTTGCTTCATTATTGAATGATTTAGGTGTAGAAGTTACTGTCGTGGAGGCCGGACCTTCTATTATTCCAAATGAACAGCAAGAAATAAGTAAGACGATTAAACGTACGTTTGAAGAAAATGGCATTAAAATTTATGAAAAATTGCCTTTATCTGAAGATGATGTGCTTGTCCAAGATAGTCATGTTGACGTTAAACTTCAAGAAGACAACATAAGTTTCGATAAAGTACTTGTGGCTGTTGGTAGAACGCCAAATACTGAAGACCTTGGTTTAAACAACACAAAAATAAAAACAGATGATAAAGGTTATATTATAACGAACGATGTTTATCAAACAGAGGATAAACACATTTATGCAGTTGGAGATGTAATAGGAAACTATCAATTGGCTCACGTTGCGACAAAAGAAGGAACAATTGCGGTTGAACATATGTTTGATCAAAATCCTATTTTGTTAGATTATTTAACGATTCCAAGATGTATATATACGAATCCAGAAGTTGCTTCGATTGGCATGACTGAACAAGATGCTAAAAATGAAGGTTTATCTTTTAAAAAGTTTAAAGTTCCATTTAAAGCTATCGGTAAATCTGTAATCGAGAACAACGGATTAGGTGAATGTATTTTAATAAAAGATATTGAAAATGAAAATGTGCTCGGTATTCATATGATTGGTGCTAAAGTAACAGAATTAATTAATGAAGCAGCTCTATTTACATTTATGAATGGCTCAACTGAAGAATTAGCAACTACTGTACATGCACATCCATCTATAGGAGAAGTGCTTATGGAACTAGGGTTAAAATCTGAGAATCGTGCTATTCACGTCTAA